A part of Amphiprion ocellaris isolate individual 3 ecotype Okinawa chromosome 16, ASM2253959v1, whole genome shotgun sequence genomic DNA contains:
- the b3gnt2b gene encoding N-acetyllactosaminide beta-1,3-N-acetylglucosaminyltransferase 2: MALLRRRLKLVVTVTMVNLFIFIFISRSSSQDKNGGHKVQVPSKPFWTKLIPSPAYWNRQQQILDIQNNPILMANLSDAGLPGWLNVSSLPSDPCQPNFRVTTQVKDYNSLPDRFKDFLLYMRCRSYPITMDQPDICKEPPFLLLAVKSLAPHFDRRQAIRESWGRAGLTANQTVVTIFLLGNATAGDHHPDLSGMLRYESVRHKDIIQWDFRDSFFNLTVKEVLFLEWIQTRCSGARFIFKGDDDVFVNTYRILNFLKGLSEPKARDLFVGDVITNAGPHRDKKVKYFVPESLYVGMYPPYAGGGGYLYSGDVAARLYNASQRVALYPIDDVYTGMCFRKLGLAPEKHKGFRTFNIEEKYRSNPCAYKRLILVHPRTPQEMIQIWDWLSSPGLVCQ; this comes from the coding sequence ATGGCGCTGCTGAGGAGGAGGCTGAAGCTTGTGGTGACCGTGACGATGGTTaacctcttcatcttcatcttcatctccagAAGTAGCAGCCAAGACAAAAATGGAGGTCACAAGGTCCAGGTCCCTTCCAAACCCTTCTGGACCAAACTGATTCCCAGCCCTGCATACTGGAACCGCCAGCAGCAGATTCTGGACATCCAGAACAATCCTATTCTGATGGCGAACCTCAGCGATGCCGGGTTACCCGGTTGGCTCAACGTCAGTAGTTTGCCCTCCGACCCCTGTCAGCCCAACTTCAGGGTCACCACTCAGGTGAAAGACTACAACTCCCTACCGGACCGCTTCAAGGACTTCCTGCTTTACATGCGCTGCCGCTCTTACCCAATCACGATGGACCAGCCTGACATCTGTAAGGAACCACCCTTCCTGCTGCTGGCTGTCAAATCTCTGGCTCCGCATTTTGACCGCCGCCAGGCCATCCGAGAGTCCTGGGGACGGGCAGGCCTTACGGCCAATCAGACGGTGGTCACTATCTTTCTCCTGGGCAACGCCACGGCTGGGGACCACCATCCGGATCTGTCCGGGATGCTGCGCTATGAGAGTGTCCGCCACAAAGACATCATCCAGTGGGACTTCAGGGACTCTTTCTTCAACCTGACTGTCAAAGAGGTTCTGTTCCTGGAGTGGATCCAGACTCGCTGCTCTGGTGCTCGCTTCATCTTCAAAGGGGACGACGACGTCTTCGTCAACACCTACCGCATCCTGAATTTCCTGAAGGGCCTCTCGGAGCCCAAAGCCAGGGACCTGTTTGTGGGTGATGTGATCACCAACGCAGGGCCACACCGAGACAAGAAGGTCAAATATTTTGTCCCTGAGAGTTTATACGTGGGGATGTACCCTCCATATGCAGGAGGAGGCGGGTACCTTTACTCTGGAGATGTCGCTGCTCGTCTTTACAACGCGTCCCAGCGAGTAGCACTGTACCCCATCGATGACGTCTACACGGGTATGTGTTTCCGTAAGCTGGGGCTGGCCCCAGAGAAGCACAAAGGCTTCAGGACCTTTAACATAGAGGAGAAGTACAGGTCCAACCCTTGCGCTTACAAGCGCTTAATCCTGGTCCACCCGAGGACGCCGCAGGAGATGATCCAGATCTGGGATTGGCTCAGCAGCCCAGGTCTGGTCTGCCAGTGA